The Clostridiales bacterium genome segment AAGCCCAGCTTATGCATATAGGAATGTGATATTGCCACAGATATCGCAAGGAATAGTTACAGGATTTTTATTGTCGTTTACTATGTCAATAGATGATTTTGTGATAAGTTTCTTTAATACTGGCGCTGGCATATCGAATCTGGCTATAACTATTTATTCGATGGCCAGAAGAGGAATAAATCCCAAGATTAATGCATTGTTAACATTGGTGTTTACGACAGTTATTTTGTTGACACTTGTTGTTAATAGTAGAATGAGTGAAAAAATGGGAGATGAGAGATAATTGAAAAAGATAGTAAGTTGTGTGTTTTTTTTGATAGCAATTATTTTAACTGGGTGTAGTAAAAGTAATGTTCGCAAGCTTAAAGTGTACAATTGGGGAGATTACATGGATCGAGCCGTAATTAAATCGTTTGAGAAAGAATATAATGTAAAGGTTATATATGATGAGTTTTCGACAAATGAAGATATGTATGCTAAGCTAAAAGCTGGAGGAATAAATTATGATATTGTGGTACCGTCTGAGTATATGGTAGAGAAGATGGCAAAAGAAGGGATGCTTGAAAAGATTGATTTTTCTAAATTACATAATTATGATAGTGTAAATGGTCAGTTTAGAAAAAAAGAGTACAATAAATCGCTAGAATATTCGGTGCCATATATGTGGGGGTCAGTAGGTATTATTTACAATAAAGATATGGTTAAGGAAAAGGTGGATAGTTGGAAGGTACTTTGGGATAAAAAATATAAAAAGCAGATACTTATGTTGGATAGTCCAAGGGATTCTATAGGTATAACACTAAAGCTTTTAGGATGTTCAGCAAATAGTAAAGATGTACATAAATTGAAATTAGCTAAAAATATGCTGATAAAGCAAAAGCCTTTGGTATTATCTTATGTCAATGAAGAAGTGAAGGATATAGTTATAGGAGATGAAGCGGCGTTGGCAGTTGTGTGGTCAGGTGATGCTGCGTATATGAAGCAACATAATCCTAAACTTGAGTACGTGATTCCTAAAGAAGGAAGTAATATGTGGGTGGATTCCATGGTTATACCTAAGGATGCTAAAAATAAGGACCTAGCATTGCAATTTATAGACTACATGCTAAGGCCAGATATTGCACAAAAAAACTGTAACTATACTGGGTATCTAACATCACACGCTGAAATCATTGATACGCTAAAAAGTGATAGTAGGAATGAAATGGAGTGTCCCACAGAAGAAGAAATTGATAGGCTGGAGATTTTTAGAGATTTAGGAAAAGATATATCTTTGTATGATAGGGTATGGACAGAAGTGAAATCAACTTAAAAAAAGAGGGATGTATATGAGAAAGAAAAAATTGAGTTTAGCAGTAAAAATAATAGTTGGTTTAGTACTTGGAGTAGTGGTTGGTGCAGTTTTTTATGGTAATGCAAATGTAGAAAAGTATCTTGCACCACTGGGAGATATTTTTATAAGGCTTATGGAAATGATAGTGATACCTATTGTTGTATCATCAATAGTAGTTGGAGTATCTGGGGTTGGAGATATTAAAAAGCTGGGTCGCCTTGGAGGAAAGACATTAATTTATTTTGAGGTAGTTACTACATTTGCTATTGTAATAGGGCTTGTAGTGGCGAATATGTTTAAGCCAGGTGTAGGTATCAATATAAATGATTTGTCGAGTGTGGATGCATGTAAAATGTCGGCTGAATCAGCAAATAGTAGTGGATTAATGAATACATTAGTAAACATAGTACCGAGTAATGTGTTTTATGCATTGTCTAGCGGGAACATGTTAGCGATAATATTTTTTTCAATACTATTTGGATTAGGGATAGCAACACTTGATGAAAAGGAAAGAAATTTACTTAATTCTATATTTGATGGTGTTACTAAGGTTATGTTTTGGGTAACAAATTTAGTGATGAAGCTAGCTCCAATTGGTGTGTTTTCATTGATTGCAGTTACAGTATCTAAGTTTGGAATATCGTCGATGTTGTCGCTAGGTAAGCTTACAGGACTAATTTATTTTGCTATGATACTGTTTGTAGTATTGGTGTTGGGAGTTGTGTGTAAACTTTTTAAAATAAATTTTGGAGAGTTTTTAAAATATATAAAAGATGAAATTATTTTATCTTTTACCACCGCAAGTTCGGAAGCAGTGCTACCGAGTATAATGAGAAAAATGGAAGAATACGGGTGTCCTAAAGCAATAACATCCTTTGTTATACCAACAGGATATTCGTTTAATCTAGCGGGGTCAACGTTATATCAAGCAATAGCAGTCATTTTTATAGTAGAGATTTGCAAAATAGATTTAACAATAGCTGAGCAAATAAAAATATTGCTTGTGTTGATGTTAACATCAAAAGGAGTTGCTGGGGTACCTGGAGTATCATTGATAGTGCTATTAGCGACGCTAAAAGCGATAGGTGTTCCAACAGAAGGGCTGGTATTAGTTGCTGGTATTGACCGTATATTGGATATGGGTAGAACGGCAGTCAACGTAATAGGTAATGCTTTAGCGGTGGTTGTTTTATCTAAGTGGGAGCATCAATGGGATGAGAAGAAAGCACGTGATAGTGTATATAAAATTGATGCAGGAAGTACAATTTAGTAAGGGAGTTGATGTTGTAATGAACATCGTGGTTACAGGAGCAAGTAGAGGAATTGGAGCCAAAATAGCAGAAAAATTTGCAGAGAATGGACATAATGTGGTGATCAACTATCATACGGGAAAGAAGACGGCTTTAGAGCTAAGAGATAGATTAAATAAAAAGGGATTTAAATCTATAGTATGCAAAGCAACCGTTACTGATAGAATAGAGGCAGGAGATTTAATCGATTATTGTGTACGAAATTTTGGTAGTATTGATGTATTAGTGAATAATGCTGGAATAGCTCAACCAAAGTTATTTGACCAGATTACACGGTATGATTGGGAAGATATGATAAGTGTAAATTTAAAGGGAGTATTTAATTGTTCACAGGCAGCAATAGGGAAGATGATTCGACAAAAAAATGGGGTTATTATTAATATATCATCTATTTGGGGGATAACAGGAGCATCAATGGAAGTTCATTATTCGGCGACAAAGGCTGGAGTTATTGGCATGACTAAAGCATTGGCGAAGGAAGTGGGGCCCTCGAATATAAGAGTAAATTGTGTGGCACCTGGGGTTGTACGAACGGATATGTTGCAAGGATACACAGATGAAGAGTTAAATGAGCTAAAAAATAAAACGGCATTGGAAAGATTGGGAACGCCAGAAGATATTGCTAATGCAGTTTATTTCTTGGCATCCGATGAAGCAAGTTTTATAACAGGTGAAGTGTTAAATGTAAGCGGAGGATTTCTAATATAGGAGACATTTAAAATGGAGGATATATTATTATTGGGTGGGACATTTGATCCACCACATTTCGGACACATAAAGATAGCACAAGAGGTTAGTAAAAAACTGGGCATAAAAAATATTTTAATGATACCATCTGGAAATCCGCCACACAAGGTGGGAAGGTATGTTGCGAGTGTTGATGATAGAGTTTCGATGCTAAAACTTGCAATAAAAAATAAAAAAAATTTCAAAATTTCCTTGATTGAAGTGGGTAGAAAGGGGTATACTTATACAATCGACACATTGAATGAACTGCATAAAAAGTATAAATGTAATTTTTATTATTTAATTGGTGCTGATGTTGTAGTACAGTTGTTGTCGTGGAAAAAGTACGAAGAACTTTTTGCTATCTGTAAGTTTGTAGTTGTTATGAGAGATGGATATACAAAAGAGAGAATAGAGAAAGAGGTGGAAGAGCTATCACGATTATACAAATTTGACGCTATAGTTGTAGATGTGGATTATATAAATATATCATCAACAGAAATAAGAAGTCTTGTTAGGGATGGCAAGAGTGTGGATGGATTAATTCCGAAAAAAGTGGAAGAATATATAAGAGACAATAATTTGTATAGAAAGTGAGAATAAGTATGAATTACGATGAGATTTATAAAGCGATGAAAGAGAAGATGTCAGAGAAAAGATTTAAGCACGTATTGGGTGTTGTGGAAACGGCGAAGATGTTGGCAAATTTATATGATGAAGATATTGAGAAAGCAAAGATTGCAAGTATTTTGCATGACTGTGCAAAGGAATATACGAAAGAAGAGATGGAGAGACTTTGTACATATTACAGTTACCATGGAGATGATTTTATATCAAAAGAGCCAGCATTGTTGCACAGTAAAGTTGGTGCAATTTTGGCAAGTGCTACGTATGGAGTCAGTGATGAGGATGTACTAAATGCTATATCCTATCATACAACTGGAAGAAAAGATATGACTATGCTTGAAAAGATAATATTTATAGCAGATTATATAGAGCCTTCACGGAGTTTTGAAGGGGTTGAAAATATCAGAAAATTGGCGTTTAGGGATATAGATTTGGCTGTATTTGAAGCATTAGAAAATATATTATTGCACTTAATAGAAGAAAAATCTTTTATACATATAGATACGTTGTACGCAAGAAACGATTTATTAAAGAAAATAAAAAACAGAAGTTAAAGGAGAGGAGAAGACCATATGGATACAAAAGAATTAAAGAAAATAATAGTTAAAATTTTGGAGTCTAAGAAAGCAATAGATATAGATGTGATAGATATTGATAAGGTATCAATATTAGCAGATACATTTGTTGTGTGTAGTGCGACAAGTGTGCCGCATGTTAAATCCCTTGTTGATGAACTAGAGGAGAAATTGGAGGAAATAGGACAAAGGCCATTAAGGAAAGAGGGATATGATACTGCAAGATGGGTATTGTTAGACTTTGGTAATGTAGTGGTACACATATTCCATAGAGATGAGAGAGATTATTATGACTTAGATTCATTGTGGAAGTATGGATTAATATCACATAAAGAGGAAAAAGGAGAGTAGATAGGCATGGTATACGATTTCAAAAAAATAGAGCGAAAGTGGCAAGAAGAATGGAGTAAAAATAATTCATTTAAAATAGATCAAGAGAGAGCCAAGAAGAAATATTATGTGTTAGAAATGTTTCCTTATCCATCAGGAAATCTTCATATGGGACATGTTAGGAACTATTCTATAGGAGATGTGGTAGCAAGATTTAAAAAGATGAATGGGTATAACGTATTGCATCCAATGGGATGGGACTCATTTGGGTTACCTGCGGAGAATGCCGCAATAAAGCATGGTGTTTTACCAAAAGATTGGACATGGTCTAACATAGACAATATGAGGGATCAGCTTAGGAAATTGGGAATAAGTTATGACTGGGGAAGAGAAGTTGCAACATGTCATGAGAGTTATTATAAGTGGACACAGTGGTTGTTTTTGCAATTGTATAAAAATGGACTAGCCTATAAGAAAAAATCCCACGTTAATTGGTGCCCGTCGTGTAGCACTGTTTTGGCAAATGAGCAAGTTGTTAATGGAAAGTGCGAGAGATGTAAATCAGATGTTGGTAAAAAGGAATTAAGTCAATGGTTTTTCAAGATAACAGACTATGCTAAAAGATTATTGGATGATATAGATACACTAGAGGGATGGCCAGACAGAGTAAAACTTATGCAGAAGAATTGGATAGGCCAAAGCTTTGGGGTTGAAGTTGATTTTAAGATAGAAGGCCAAGACGATGCACTTAGGATATACACAACTAGGCCAGATACAATATATGGGGTAACTTACCTTGTTATAGCACCCGAGCATGAAAAAGTTGAATCGTTGATAAAAGGTAGTGATACAGAGAGTGAATGTAGAGAATTTATAAATAAGATGCAGTACCTAAATGAGATAGAAAGAACATCAACTCAGACACCTAAAGAAGGGGTGTTTACAGGGAGATATGTGATAAATCCACTAAACAACGATAGAGTACCTGTGTATCTAGCGAATTATGTTTTAGCTGATTATGGAACAGGTGTTGTAATGGCGGTTCCAGCGCATGATCAAAGAGACTTTATGTTTTCTAAAAAATATAACTTGCCAATAAAGGTAGTAATAAACAAAAAGGATGAGAAGTTAATTGCAGAGGCAATGACAGAGAGTTTTGAGGAAATAGGAGTGTTGACTAACTCGGGGCCATTTGACGG includes the following:
- the yqeK gene encoding bis(5'-nucleosyl)-tetraphosphatase (symmetrical) YqeK; this translates as MNYDEIYKAMKEKMSEKRFKHVLGVVETAKMLANLYDEDIEKAKIASILHDCAKEYTKEEMERLCTYYSYHGDDFISKEPALLHSKVGAILASATYGVSDEDVLNAISYHTTGRKDMTMLEKIIFIADYIEPSRSFEGVENIRKLAFRDIDLAVFEALENILLHLIEEKSFIHIDTLYARNDLLKKIKNRS
- the nadD gene encoding nicotinate-nucleotide adenylyltransferase; amino-acid sequence: MEDILLLGGTFDPPHFGHIKIAQEVSKKLGIKNILMIPSGNPPHKVGRYVASVDDRVSMLKLAIKNKKNFKISLIEVGRKGYTYTIDTLNELHKKYKCNFYYLIGADVVVQLLSWKKYEELFAICKFVVVMRDGYTKERIEKEVEELSRLYKFDAIVVDVDYINISSTEIRSLVRDGKSVDGLIPKKVEEYIRDNNLYRK
- the fabG gene encoding 3-oxoacyl-ACP reductase FabG; protein product: MQEVQFSKGVDVVMNIVVTGASRGIGAKIAEKFAENGHNVVINYHTGKKTALELRDRLNKKGFKSIVCKATVTDRIEAGDLIDYCVRNFGSIDVLVNNAGIAQPKLFDQITRYDWEDMISVNLKGVFNCSQAAIGKMIRQKNGVIINISSIWGITGASMEVHYSATKAGVIGMTKALAKEVGPSNIRVNCVAPGVVRTDMLQGYTDEELNELKNKTALERLGTPEDIANAVYFLASDEASFITGEVLNVSGGFLI
- the rsfS gene encoding ribosome silencing factor: MDTKELKKIIVKILESKKAIDIDVIDIDKVSILADTFVVCSATSVPHVKSLVDELEEKLEEIGQRPLRKEGYDTARWVLLDFGNVVVHIFHRDERDYYDLDSLWKYGLISHKEEKGE
- a CDS encoding spermidine/putrescine ABC transporter substrate-binding protein encodes the protein MKKIVSCVFFLIAIILTGCSKSNVRKLKVYNWGDYMDRAVIKSFEKEYNVKVIYDEFSTNEDMYAKLKAGGINYDIVVPSEYMVEKMAKEGMLEKIDFSKLHNYDSVNGQFRKKEYNKSLEYSVPYMWGSVGIIYNKDMVKEKVDSWKVLWDKKYKKQILMLDSPRDSIGITLKLLGCSANSKDVHKLKLAKNMLIKQKPLVLSYVNEEVKDIVIGDEAALAVVWSGDAAYMKQHNPKLEYVIPKEGSNMWVDSMVIPKDAKNKDLALQFIDYMLRPDIAQKNCNYTGYLTSHAEIIDTLKSDSRNEMECPTEEEIDRLEIFRDLGKDISLYDRVWTEVKST
- a CDS encoding cation:dicarboxylase symporter family transporter; this translates as MRKKKLSLAVKIIVGLVLGVVVGAVFYGNANVEKYLAPLGDIFIRLMEMIVIPIVVSSIVVGVSGVGDIKKLGRLGGKTLIYFEVVTTFAIVIGLVVANMFKPGVGININDLSSVDACKMSAESANSSGLMNTLVNIVPSNVFYALSSGNMLAIIFFSILFGLGIATLDEKERNLLNSIFDGVTKVMFWVTNLVMKLAPIGVFSLIAVTVSKFGISSMLSLGKLTGLIYFAMILFVVLVLGVVCKLFKINFGEFLKYIKDEIILSFTTASSEAVLPSIMRKMEEYGCPKAITSFVIPTGYSFNLAGSTLYQAIAVIFIVEICKIDLTIAEQIKILLVLMLTSKGVAGVPGVSLIVLLATLKAIGVPTEGLVLVAGIDRILDMGRTAVNVIGNALAVVVLSKWEHQWDEKKARDSVYKIDAGSTI